In Mycobacterium sp. Aquia_216, a genomic segment contains:
- a CDS encoding homoserine dehydrogenase gives MSGNGKPVGVAVLGFGNVGSEVVRIIEESADDLAARVGAPLALRGIGVRRVAPDRGVPIELLTDNVEQLVSREDVDIVVELMGPVEPSRKAILAALEHGKSVVTANKALLATSTEELAQAAENAHVDLYFEAAVAGAIPVIRPLTQSLAGDTVVRVAGIVNGTTNYILSAMDSTGATYDSALADASALGYAEADPTADVEGYDAAAKAAILASIAFHTRVTADDVYREGISKITPADFASAHALGCTIKLLSICERITTDDGQQRVSARVYPALVPLSHPLATVSGAFNAVVVEAEAAGRLMFYGQGAGGAPTASAVTGDLVMAARNRVLGSRGPKESKYAQLPIAPMGFISTRYYVSMNVADKPGVLSSVAAEFAKREVSIAEVRQEGVADEDGRRVGARIVVVTHSATDAALSETVDALADLDVVQGVASVLRLEGTSI, from the coding sequence GTGTCCGGTAATGGAAAGCCAGTCGGCGTAGCGGTACTCGGGTTCGGCAACGTCGGCAGCGAAGTTGTCCGCATCATCGAGGAGAGCGCGGACGATCTCGCGGCCCGTGTCGGCGCGCCTCTTGCGCTGCGCGGCATCGGGGTCCGACGCGTTGCCCCCGATCGCGGTGTCCCCATCGAACTGCTCACCGACAACGTCGAACAACTGGTGTCGCGGGAAGACGTCGACATCGTCGTCGAGTTGATGGGGCCGGTCGAGCCGTCCCGCAAGGCAATCCTGGCCGCGCTCGAGCACGGCAAGTCCGTTGTCACGGCGAACAAGGCGTTGTTGGCCACATCGACCGAGGAGTTGGCGCAAGCGGCCGAAAATGCGCACGTCGACTTGTATTTCGAGGCGGCGGTCGCAGGCGCGATCCCGGTCATCCGCCCGCTCACCCAGTCGCTGGCCGGTGACACGGTGGTCCGGGTGGCCGGCATCGTCAACGGCACCACCAACTACATCCTCTCCGCGATGGACAGCACCGGCGCCACCTATGACAGCGCCCTGGCCGACGCGAGTGCGCTGGGCTACGCCGAGGCCGATCCCACCGCCGACGTCGAGGGCTACGACGCCGCGGCCAAGGCCGCGATTCTGGCATCCATCGCCTTCCACACCCGGGTGACCGCCGACGACGTGTATCGCGAAGGCATCAGCAAGATCACCCCCGCCGACTTCGCGTCCGCACATGCGTTGGGCTGCACCATCAAATTGCTGTCCATCTGCGAGCGCATCACCACCGACGACGGTCAGCAACGCGTCTCGGCGCGCGTCTACCCCGCGTTGGTGCCGCTGTCGCATCCGCTGGCCACCGTCAGCGGAGCTTTCAACGCGGTGGTGGTGGAGGCCGAGGCGGCGGGCCGGCTGATGTTCTACGGCCAGGGCGCCGGCGGTGCGCCCACCGCATCGGCGGTGACCGGTGACTTGGTGATGGCCGCTCGCAACCGGGTGCTGGGCAGTCGTGGGCCGAAAGAATCTAAGTACGCCCAGTTGCCGATCGCGCCAATGGGTTTCATATCCACCCGCTACTACGTCAGCATGAATGTCGCCGACAAGCCCGGCGTCTTGTCGTCGGTGGCAGCAGAATTCGCCAAACGCGAGGTCAGCATCGCCGAGGTCCGTCAGGAAGGCGTCGCGGACGAAGACGGGCGCCGGGTGGGAGCCCGCATCGTGGTGGTCACACACAGCGCCACCGACGCTGCACTCTCCGAAACCGTTGATGCGCTAGCCGATTTGGACGTCGTGCAGGGTGTGGCAAGCGTGCTGAGACTAGAAGGAACCAGCATATGA
- the argS gene encoding arginine--tRNA ligase gives MTPADLAELLKVTASAVLAEHGLDASALPATVTVERPRNPDHGDYASNLALQLGKKVGANPRELAGWLAEALAQADGVSSAEVAGPGFINLRLEASAQAKVVNDVIDAGERFGHSAALAGRKINLEFVSANPTGPIHIGGTRWAAVGDALGRLLSTQGADVTREYYFNDHGAQIDRFANSLIAAAKGEPTPEDGYAGSYINDIAAQVLEKAPDALSLPDTEMHETFREIGVDLMFTHIKETLHEFGTDFDVYTHEDSMHTSGRVDQAIARLRDSGNIYEKDGASWLRTSAFGDDKDRVVIKSDGKPAYIAGDLAYYLDKRQRGFDLCIYMLGADHHGYIARLKAAAAAFGDDPATVEVLIGQMVNLVRDGQPVRMSKRAGTVITLDDLVDALGVDAARYSLIRSSVDSAIDIDLALWSSASNENPVYYVQYAHARLSALARNAAELGLVPDTGHLELLSHDKEGALLRTIGEFPRVLDTAASLREPHRICRYLEDLAGDYHRFYDSCRVLPQGDEQPTDLHTARLALCQVTRQVVANGLGILGVSAPERM, from the coding sequence GTGACCCCCGCTGACCTGGCTGAGCTGCTCAAAGTCACCGCATCCGCGGTGCTTGCCGAGCATGGCCTCGACGCATCCGCGCTACCGGCGACGGTCACCGTCGAGCGCCCGCGTAATCCCGACCACGGCGATTACGCCAGCAACCTGGCGTTACAGCTGGGCAAGAAGGTCGGCGCCAACCCGCGTGAACTGGCCGGATGGCTGGCCGAGGCGCTGGCTCAGGCCGACGGCGTCTCCTCGGCGGAAGTGGCCGGACCGGGCTTCATCAACCTGCGCCTCGAGGCCTCCGCGCAGGCCAAGGTCGTCAACGACGTCATCGACGCCGGCGAGCGCTTCGGTCACTCCGCGGCGCTGGCCGGCCGCAAGATCAACCTGGAGTTCGTCTCGGCCAACCCGACCGGGCCGATCCACATCGGCGGCACTCGCTGGGCCGCCGTCGGCGACGCGCTGGGCCGGTTGCTCTCGACGCAGGGGGCCGACGTGACGCGCGAATACTATTTCAACGACCACGGCGCGCAGATCGACCGATTCGCCAACTCGTTGATCGCGGCGGCCAAGGGTGAACCCACTCCCGAAGACGGCTACGCCGGCAGCTACATCAACGACATCGCCGCACAGGTGTTGGAGAAGGCGCCCGACGCGTTGAGCCTGCCGGACACCGAGATGCACGAGACCTTCCGCGAGATCGGCGTCGACCTGATGTTCACCCACATCAAAGAGACGTTGCACGAATTCGGCACCGACTTCGACGTCTACACCCACGAAGATTCGATGCACACCAGCGGCCGGGTCGACCAGGCCATCGCCAGGCTTCGCGACAGCGGCAACATTTACGAGAAGGACGGCGCAAGTTGGTTGCGCACCAGTGCTTTTGGCGATGACAAGGACCGTGTCGTGATCAAGAGCGACGGCAAGCCGGCCTACATCGCCGGCGACCTCGCCTACTACCTGGATAAACGGCAGCGCGGTTTCGACTTGTGCATCTACATGCTCGGTGCCGACCATCACGGATACATCGCGAGGCTCAAAGCCGCGGCGGCCGCCTTCGGTGACGACCCCGCGACCGTCGAGGTGCTGATCGGGCAGATGGTCAACCTGGTTCGCGACGGCCAGCCGGTGCGGATGAGCAAGCGCGCCGGCACCGTGATCACCCTCGATGACCTGGTGGACGCTCTCGGCGTGGACGCGGCGCGCTACAGCCTGATCCGCTCGTCGGTAGACTCCGCGATCGACATCGACTTGGCGCTGTGGTCCTCGGCGTCGAATGAAAACCCGGTCTATTACGTGCAATACGCGCATGCGCGGCTCTCGGCGTTGGCCCGCAACGCCGCCGAGCTCGGCCTGGTCCCCGATACCGGGCACCTCGAATTGCTCAGCCACGACAAAGAGGGCGCGCTGCTGCGCACCATCGGCGAATTCCCGCGGGTGCTCGATACCGCTGCGTCCCTGCGCGAACCGCACCGCATCTGCCGTTACCTGGAAGACCTCGCCGGTGATTACCACCGGTTCTACGACTCGTGCCGGGTGTTGCCCCAGGGCGATGAACAACCCACGGACCTGCACACCGCCCGGCTGGCGCTGTGCCAGGTCACCCGCCAGGTCGTCGCCAACGGATTGGGAATACTCGGCGTCAGCGCCCCGGAGAGAATGTGA
- a CDS encoding GNAT family N-acetyltransferase has protein sequence MRLTNVAHLRLPFGRLWGYDVSVSDLGRRLPVSFDQRIHVGAGPRPGSWMALSIRLPAGISRQSLADAWLAVIARHGTLRTAFTPGPDGDPQLHEIDIHPDRWVEHEITPGQAVNDALRVVLNAACSPYARPSHRLCVLETAAGLTVVIAADHAHVDMWSMLVIARDLLSLLADARIGRTPLQPPPAFVEHTQALLDRPAAPDLVRARWAQIISDSGGVMPRFPLPLDEFGPHPERVEVRDVFDVDDGAAFAEQAREDGVSTLALAVVAMTAVTRELAGAPLRAVFPVHSRFEEKWHDSVGWFITNSVLESAVAEPSAAAAAVKEAVQLGSWPLADVLAPWGGMPVAPGMFAISWLDQRRLPVRIDSVGLDAQYVSASVDTDGVMLWFIQDESGLHLRCRYPDTTEARTNVGAWLDLLVGRLQALAQSSVRGLLRVAGRVFRVQRATREHVGVIAEMLSDDEFGQDREGAELERYEAAYDMVVRNQSNYLGVVLNSSDMVVATVQLTIIPGLSRGGATRLQIEGLRVAKAERAQGLGTALVEWAHNYGRAHGAQLAQVTTDEARERALAFYRRLGYHAAQVGLKCTI, from the coding sequence ATGCGGCTGACCAACGTGGCGCACCTGCGGCTACCCTTCGGACGACTCTGGGGCTACGACGTTTCGGTGTCTGACCTTGGCCGGCGGCTCCCGGTGTCTTTTGACCAGCGCATACACGTTGGTGCGGGCCCACGGCCCGGTTCCTGGATGGCTCTGTCCATTCGGTTGCCTGCGGGGATCAGCCGCCAATCGTTGGCCGATGCGTGGCTGGCGGTGATCGCCCGTCACGGCACGCTACGAACGGCATTCACACCCGGGCCGGACGGCGACCCGCAGCTGCATGAGATCGATATTCACCCGGACAGGTGGGTCGAGCATGAGATCACTCCAGGCCAGGCGGTCAACGACGCACTGCGAGTAGTTCTCAATGCGGCGTGCTCGCCCTATGCGCGGCCCTCGCATCGGTTGTGTGTGTTGGAGACTGCCGCCGGATTGACGGTGGTGATCGCCGCCGACCACGCCCACGTGGACATGTGGTCGATGCTGGTGATTGCCCGGGACCTGTTGTCGCTGCTCGCTGACGCGCGCATCGGTCGTACGCCGCTGCAGCCGCCGCCGGCATTTGTCGAGCACACGCAGGCACTGTTGGACCGTCCCGCGGCACCGGACCTTGTGCGCGCGCGATGGGCACAAATCATCAGCGACAGCGGTGGGGTCATGCCACGGTTTCCGCTGCCGTTGGACGAATTCGGGCCGCATCCGGAACGCGTTGAAGTGCGTGACGTGTTCGACGTCGATGACGGCGCCGCGTTTGCCGAGCAGGCACGCGAGGACGGTGTCTCGACGCTGGCGCTTGCGGTGGTCGCCATGACTGCGGTGACCCGCGAGTTGGCCGGGGCCCCACTGCGCGCGGTGTTCCCCGTGCACAGCCGATTTGAAGAAAAATGGCACGACTCGGTGGGCTGGTTCATCACCAATTCGGTCTTGGAGTCGGCGGTGGCCGAGCCGTCCGCCGCGGCCGCCGCCGTCAAAGAAGCGGTGCAGCTGGGTTCCTGGCCACTGGCCGACGTACTGGCTCCGTGGGGTGGAATGCCCGTTGCGCCAGGAATGTTCGCGATTTCCTGGCTGGACCAACGCAGACTTCCGGTGCGCATCGACTCGGTCGGACTCGACGCCCAGTATGTGAGCGCGAGCGTTGACACCGACGGCGTGATGCTCTGGTTCATCCAGGACGAGTCCGGGCTACACCTGCGATGCCGCTACCCAGATACCACGGAGGCACGAACGAACGTGGGGGCGTGGCTGGACCTTTTGGTGGGGCGCCTACAGGCTCTGGCGCAGTCCTCGGTTCGAGGACTGCTGCGGGTAGCGGGCCGCGTCTTTCGTGTGCAGCGCGCGACGCGCGAACACGTGGGGGTGATCGCCGAGATGCTCTCCGACGACGAATTTGGTCAGGATCGCGAAGGCGCCGAACTCGAACGGTACGAGGCGGCCTACGACATGGTCGTTCGCAACCAATCCAACTATCTCGGAGTCGTCCTGAACAGTTCCGACATGGTAGTCGCGACGGTGCAATTGACCATCATTCCTGGCCTTTCCCGGGGCGGTGCCACCCGGCTGCAGATCGAGGGCTTACGGGTCGCCAAAGCCGAGCGTGCACAGGGTCTTGGTACTGCACTCGTCGAGTGGGCGCACAACTACGGCCGAGCACACGGGGCGCAGCTGGCGCAGGTGACCACGGACGAGGCTCGCGAAAGGGCGTTGGCGTTCTATCGGCGGCTCGGGTACCACGCCGCCCAGGTCGGGCTGAAATGCACCATCTGA
- the lysA gene encoding diaminopimelate decarboxylase, with the protein MNVHPAGPRHAEEIRHADSPPRPQSPEELLSLAPNVWPLNMVRDDEGVAVIAGIPVTELAREYGTPLFVIDEDDFRSRCREIAAAFGGGANVHYAAKAFLCTEIARWIDEEGLSLDVCTGGELAVALHANFPPERITLHGNNKSVAELTTAVKAGVGHIVVDSMTEIERLETIAGDAGVVQDVFVRLTVGVEAHTHEFISTAHEDQKFGLSVAGGAAMAAVARVFATDHLRLVGLHSHIGSQIFDVAGFELAARRVLGLLQEVVGKFGVEKTAQISTVDLGGGLGISYLASDDPPPMAELAAKLSTIISNESAAVGLPTPRLVVEPGRAIAGPGTITLYEVGTVKDVEVSTTAIRRYVSVDGGMSDNIRTALYDAQYDARLVSRVSDAPAVLARIVGKHCESGDIVVRDTWVPGDLGPGDLLGVAATGAYCYSLSSRYNMICRPAVVAVRDGRARLILRRETVDDLLSLEVR; encoded by the coding sequence GTGAACGTACATCCCGCCGGTCCCCGGCACGCCGAAGAAATCCGTCACGCGGACAGCCCGCCCCGGCCGCAGTCCCCCGAGGAGCTGCTGTCATTGGCGCCGAATGTCTGGCCGCTCAATATGGTTCGCGACGACGAGGGGGTGGCCGTCATCGCCGGCATCCCCGTGACCGAACTCGCTCGGGAGTACGGAACTCCACTGTTCGTCATCGACGAGGACGACTTCCGCTCTCGCTGCCGGGAGATCGCAGCGGCGTTCGGCGGTGGCGCCAACGTCCACTACGCCGCTAAAGCGTTCCTGTGCACCGAGATAGCTCGCTGGATCGACGAAGAGGGCCTCTCGCTGGATGTGTGCACCGGCGGAGAACTGGCCGTGGCGCTGCACGCGAACTTCCCGCCGGAGCGGATTACCCTGCACGGCAACAACAAATCTGTCGCGGAGTTGACGACCGCGGTCAAAGCCGGTGTGGGTCACATCGTTGTGGACTCGATGACCGAAATCGAACGCCTCGAAACCATCGCGGGTGACGCCGGCGTCGTCCAGGATGTCTTCGTCCGTCTCACCGTCGGCGTCGAGGCGCACACCCACGAGTTCATCTCCACCGCACATGAGGACCAGAAGTTCGGCCTGTCGGTCGCCGGCGGCGCGGCGATGGCAGCGGTGGCGCGGGTATTCGCCACCGATCACCTGCGGTTAGTCGGGTTGCACAGCCACATCGGTTCGCAGATCTTCGACGTCGCCGGCTTCGAACTGGCCGCGCGCCGGGTTCTCGGCCTGCTGCAGGAGGTCGTCGGCAAGTTCGGTGTCGAGAAGACCGCGCAGATCTCCACCGTCGATCTCGGTGGCGGCCTGGGCATCTCGTATCTGGCCTCCGATGATCCGCCTCCGATGGCCGAACTGGCGGCCAAGCTGAGCACGATCATCAGCAACGAGTCCGCGGCCGTGGGTCTGCCCACGCCCCGGCTGGTGGTGGAGCCCGGACGGGCCATCGCCGGACCGGGAACCATCACGCTCTACGAAGTCGGCACCGTCAAGGACGTCGAGGTCAGCACCACGGCAATCCGGCGCTACGTCAGCGTCGACGGCGGCATGAGCGACAACATCCGAACGGCGCTCTACGACGCGCAGTACGACGCCCGGTTGGTGTCGCGGGTTAGCGATGCACCGGCGGTGCTGGCCCGTATCGTCGGAAAGCATTGCGAGAGCGGCGATATCGTTGTGCGCGATACGTGGGTTCCCGGCGACCTGGGTCCAGGCGACTTGCTGGGGGTGGCTGCGACCGGCGCCTACTGCTATTCGCTCTCGAGCCGTTACAACATGATCTGTCGGCCCGCCGTGGTAGCGGTTCGCGATGGGCGGGCCCGCCTGATCCTGCGCCGGGAGACGGTCGACGATCTGCTGAGTCTGGAAGTGAGGTGA
- the rho gene encoding transcription termination factor Rho, translating to MTDTDLFTAGESTDSDQLSNAVTPDTPDVKTNASGSLSTMVLPELRALANQAGVKGTSGMRKNELIAAIKEIRGQANGTAAGAAPSEDGGKSDQEKNEQKTGAEAPASQGEQKDSATEGGPRRERRGASRDAGSATRTADEADREGSDNRNGAATGEADKRDSDKRDAGQRDDKRDAGQKEAKTDERSSDGGDQQGSGGQQNRGGSNQQDDDGDGRGGRRGRRFRDRRRRGERSGEGGGGDAAELREDDVVQPVAGILDVLDNYAFVRTSGYLAGPHDVYVSMNMVRKNGLRRGDAVTGAVRVPKDGEQPNQRQKFNPLVRLDSVNGGPVEDARKRPDFSKMTPLYPNERLRLETTPDRLTTRVIDLIMPIGKGQRALIVSPPKAGKTTILQDIANAITKNNPECHLMVVLVDERPEEVTDMTRSVKGEVIASTFDRPPSDHTAVAELAIERAKRLVEQGKDVIVLLDSITRLGRAYNNASPASGRILSGGVDSTALYPPKRFLGAARNIEEGGSLTIIATAMVETGSTGDTVIFEEFKGTGNAELKLDRKISERRVFPAVDVNPSGTRKDELLLSPDEFGIVHKLRRVLSGLDSHQAIDLLMSQLRKTKTNYEFLVQVSKTTPGNMDND from the coding sequence GTGACTGATACGGACCTGTTCACGGCTGGCGAAAGTACCGACAGCGATCAGCTGTCGAACGCCGTGACCCCAGACACTCCAGACGTCAAGACCAACGCCTCGGGCTCCCTGTCCACCATGGTGCTGCCCGAGTTGCGTGCGCTGGCTAATCAGGCCGGCGTCAAGGGGACGTCGGGCATGCGTAAGAACGAACTCATTGCCGCGATCAAGGAAATCAGGGGACAGGCCAACGGCACTGCTGCCGGCGCCGCCCCGTCCGAGGACGGTGGCAAGTCTGACCAAGAAAAGAACGAACAGAAAACAGGTGCCGAAGCACCGGCCTCCCAAGGGGAGCAGAAGGATTCAGCGACCGAGGGGGGGCCGCGGCGGGAACGGCGCGGGGCCTCCCGCGACGCGGGATCGGCCACCCGCACCGCCGATGAGGCGGATCGCGAAGGCTCGGACAATCGCAATGGCGCAGCCACCGGTGAGGCCGACAAGCGCGACTCCGACAAGCGCGACGCGGGCCAACGCGACGACAAGCGCGACGCGGGCCAAAAGGAAGCCAAGACCGACGAGCGCTCCTCGGACGGTGGCGACCAGCAGGGGTCTGGCGGCCAGCAGAATCGTGGCGGCTCGAACCAGCAAGATGACGACGGCGACGGCCGTGGGGGCCGGCGTGGCCGCCGCTTCCGCGACCGCAGGCGTCGCGGCGAACGCTCCGGCGAAGGCGGTGGCGGCGACGCCGCGGAACTGCGCGAGGACGACGTTGTCCAGCCGGTAGCCGGCATCCTCGACGTCCTCGACAACTACGCATTCGTGCGCACTTCCGGCTATCTGGCCGGTCCGCACGACGTCTATGTGTCCATGAACATGGTGCGCAAGAACGGCCTGCGCCGCGGTGATGCGGTGACCGGCGCCGTTCGGGTTCCCAAGGACGGCGAACAGCCCAACCAGCGGCAGAAGTTCAACCCGCTGGTCCGCCTGGACAGCGTCAACGGTGGACCGGTCGAGGACGCCAGGAAGCGTCCCGATTTCTCCAAGATGACGCCGTTGTATCCCAACGAGCGGCTGCGTCTGGAGACCACTCCCGACCGGCTGACCACCCGGGTCATCGACCTCATCATGCCGATCGGCAAGGGTCAGCGTGCGCTGATCGTGTCGCCGCCCAAAGCGGGTAAGACGACGATCCTGCAGGACATCGCCAACGCGATCACCAAGAACAACCCGGAATGCCACCTGATGGTCGTGCTGGTCGACGAGCGGCCCGAGGAAGTCACCGACATGACGCGCTCGGTCAAGGGCGAGGTCATCGCCTCGACCTTCGATCGGCCGCCGTCCGACCACACCGCCGTCGCCGAGCTCGCCATCGAGCGGGCCAAGCGGCTCGTGGAGCAGGGCAAGGACGTCATCGTGTTGCTGGACTCGATCACCCGGCTGGGCCGCGCGTACAACAACGCGTCGCCGGCGTCCGGCCGCATCCTGTCCGGTGGTGTCGACTCCACCGCGCTGTACCCGCCCAAGCGCTTCCTCGGCGCCGCCCGCAACATCGAGGAAGGCGGGTCGCTGACCATCATCGCCACCGCGATGGTCGAGACCGGGTCCACCGGTGACACGGTTATCTTCGAGGAGTTCAAGGGCACGGGTAACGCCGAGCTCAAGCTGGATCGCAAGATCTCGGAGCGGCGGGTCTTCCCGGCTGTCGACGTGAATCCCTCTGGCACAAGAAAAGACGAGCTGTTGCTCTCGCCGGACGAGTTCGGCATTGTGCACAAGCTGCGCCGGGTGCTGTCGGGTCTGGATTCCCATCAGGCCATCGACTTGCTGATGTCGCAGCTGCGCAAGACGAAGACCAACTACGAGTTCCTGGTGCAGGTTTCCAAGACCACACCGGGGAACATGGACAACGACTAG
- the thrC gene encoding threonine synthase, with protein MSTPGTAVHKPWPGLIAAYRDRLPVGDDWTPITLLEGGTPLIPAARLSEKTGCTVHLKVEGLNPTGSFKDRGMTMAVTDAVARGQQVVLCASTGNTSASAAAYAARAGITCAVLIPQGKIAMGKLAQAVMHGAKIIQIDGNFDDCLELARKMATDFPTISLVNSVNPVRIEGQKTAAFEIVDALGTAPDVHSLPVGNAGNITAYWKGYTEYHQEGVFEKLPRMLGTQAAGAAPLVHGKPVKNPETIATAIRIGSPASWTAAVAAQQQSGGRFLAATDEEILAAYHLVAQSEGVFVEPASAASIAGLLKSVEDGWVARGSTVVCTVTGNGLKDPDTALKDMPSVSPLPVDPVLVVEKLGLA; from the coding sequence ATGAGCACGCCGGGAACCGCCGTCCACAAACCCTGGCCGGGATTGATCGCCGCCTACCGCGACCGATTGCCGGTCGGTGACGACTGGACGCCGATCACCCTGCTCGAGGGTGGTACTCCGCTGATTCCCGCGGCCCGGCTCTCGGAAAAGACCGGCTGCACGGTCCATCTCAAGGTCGAGGGCCTCAACCCCACCGGCTCGTTCAAGGACCGGGGCATGACGATGGCGGTCACCGACGCGGTGGCCCGCGGGCAGCAGGTGGTGTTGTGCGCGTCGACCGGAAACACCTCGGCGTCGGCGGCGGCGTACGCGGCGCGCGCGGGCATCACCTGTGCGGTGCTGATACCGCAGGGCAAAATCGCGATGGGCAAGCTCGCGCAGGCGGTCATGCACGGTGCCAAGATCATTCAGATCGACGGCAACTTCGACGACTGCCTGGAGCTGGCCCGCAAGATGGCCACCGACTTCCCGACGATCTCGCTGGTCAACTCGGTCAACCCGGTGCGGATCGAGGGCCAGAAGACGGCGGCGTTCGAAATCGTGGACGCACTGGGTACGGCGCCGGATGTCCATTCACTGCCCGTCGGCAACGCCGGCAACATCACCGCGTACTGGAAGGGGTACACCGAGTACCACCAGGAGGGCGTGTTCGAGAAGCTACCGCGCATGCTGGGCACCCAGGCGGCCGGGGCGGCGCCCCTGGTACACGGCAAACCCGTCAAGAACCCCGAGACCATTGCCACCGCGATCCGCATCGGTTCACCGGCGTCGTGGACGGCTGCCGTTGCGGCCCAGCAGCAATCCGGTGGACGCTTCCTGGCCGCGACCGACGAAGAGATCTTGGCGGCATACCATCTGGTGGCCCAATCCGAGGGTGTGTTCGTCGAACCCGCGTCCGCGGCCAGCATTGCGGGTCTGCTGAAGTCCGTCGAAGACGGTTGGGTCGCCCGCGGATCGACCGTGGTGTGCACGGTAACCGGTAACGGCCTCAAGGATCCCGACACGGCGCTGAAGGACATGCCGAGCGTGTCCCCGCTGCCGGTGGATCCGGTACTCGTCGTAGAGAAGCTGGGGCTCGCGTAG
- the thrB gene encoding homoserine kinase — protein sequence MLPAGLVASAVVSASSANLGPGFDSIGLALSLHDEIVLETIDSGLVVEVEGEGAGQVPLGPEHLVVRAIERGLQAAGVRVPGMVVRCRNAIPHSRGLGSSAAAVVSGLAAINGLVAQTDSTPLSEAQLIQLSSEFEGHPDNAAAAVLGGAVVSWTDRAGDAPDYSAVSLALHPDIRLFCAIPEERSSTVETRVLLPAQVSHEDARFNVSRAALLVVALTKRPDLLMAATEDVLHQPQRAPAMPASAEYLRLLRRLNVSATLSGAGPSVIALTTEPELPAEALDYGVAHGFTITEMTAGEGVRWSPGVTVAG from the coding sequence CTGCTGCCCGCCGGGCTGGTGGCCAGCGCCGTAGTGTCGGCGTCCAGCGCCAATCTTGGCCCCGGGTTCGACAGCATCGGCCTGGCATTGAGTCTGCACGACGAGATCGTCCTGGAGACAATCGATTCCGGCTTGGTCGTGGAGGTCGAAGGAGAGGGCGCCGGTCAGGTGCCGCTGGGACCCGAGCATCTGGTGGTGCGCGCCATCGAGCGCGGGCTGCAAGCTGCCGGCGTCCGTGTTCCCGGCATGGTGGTGCGCTGTCGCAACGCCATCCCACATTCGCGCGGTCTCGGTTCATCCGCGGCGGCGGTGGTCAGTGGACTCGCTGCGATCAATGGCCTTGTTGCACAAACGGATTCGACACCGCTCAGCGAAGCGCAGTTGATCCAGCTGTCCTCGGAGTTCGAGGGTCATCCCGACAACGCGGCGGCCGCGGTGTTGGGTGGTGCCGTGGTTTCCTGGACTGACCGGGCCGGCGACGCGCCCGACTATTCGGCCGTTTCGCTGGCACTGCATCCCGATATCCGGCTGTTCTGCGCGATCCCCGAGGAACGCTCCTCGACCGTCGAGACGCGGGTGCTGCTGCCCGCCCAGGTCAGCCACGAGGACGCCAGGTTCAACGTCAGCCGCGCCGCATTGCTGGTGGTCGCCCTGACCAAACGCCCGGATCTGCTGATGGCGGCCACCGAAGATGTGCTTCATCAACCGCAACGGGCTCCTGCCATGCCGGCGTCGGCGGAATATCTGCGACTGCTGCGGCGTCTTAACGTCTCAGCGACGCTTTCGGGGGCTGGTCCGTCCGTCATTGCATTGACGACAGAACCGGAGTTGCCTGCGGAGGCGCTGGACTACGGCGTTGCGCATGGATTTACCATCACTGAGATGACGGCCGGCGAAGGAGTTCGCTGGAGCCCGGGTGTCACGGTCGCCGGTTAA